A DNA window from Desulfonauticus submarinus contains the following coding sequences:
- the secF gene encoding protein translocase subunit SecF, with the protein MGLTIIKPNTNFDFIGFRKFAFALSGLLILIGIVSLLIKGGPRYGIDFAGGMVVQIKFDQDIKVRSLKDALKNTGLPNLVIQRFGSDTDHEYLLRLPLLKQSGEQVRKLISEALNKNLKNNKFEIQRLEMVGPKVGKDLKNKALEALFYAVLLIAIYISGRFEHKWALSALMAAALGFGVYILKLVSLPTSFLIVGAMLITLFLCWYLKLKYALGAVVALIHDVTITVGIFSLLNKEFDLTIVAALLTIIGYSLNDTIIVFDRIRENLRGKKIGTFAQVINKSINQTLSRTILTSGTTLMVVLCLLIFGGGVIHDFALALFIGILVGTYSSIYVASPILLSFGDTRAKDKE; encoded by the coding sequence ATGGGACTTACTATAATTAAACCTAATACTAACTTTGATTTTATAGGGTTTAGAAAATTTGCTTTTGCTTTATCTGGTTTGTTAATTTTAATAGGAATTGTGTCTCTTTTAATTAAAGGTGGACCTCGTTATGGGATAGATTTTGCTGGTGGAATGGTGGTGCAAATAAAATTTGACCAAGATATTAAAGTCCGCTCCTTAAAAGATGCTTTAAAAAATACAGGGCTTCCAAATTTGGTAATCCAACGATTTGGCTCAGATACCGATCATGAATACCTCTTGCGTTTGCCTTTATTAAAACAAAGTGGAGAGCAGGTTAGAAAACTTATTTCCGAAGCTTTAAATAAAAATTTAAAAAATAATAAATTTGAGATTCAACGTTTAGAGATGGTTGGCCCAAAGGTTGGTAAGGATTTAAAAAATAAGGCTTTAGAAGCCTTGTTTTATGCAGTTTTATTAATTGCTATTTATATTTCTGGTCGTTTTGAACATAAGTGGGCTCTTTCTGCACTTATGGCTGCAGCTCTTGGTTTTGGTGTATATATTTTAAAGCTTGTGTCTTTACCAACTAGTTTTTTAATAGTTGGAGCCATGTTAATTACTTTGTTTTTATGTTGGTATTTAAAATTAAAGTATGCGCTTGGGGCGGTAGTTGCTCTTATTCATGATGTTACTATTACAGTAGGAATTTTCTCACTTTTAAATAAAGAATTTGATTTAACTATTGTAGCTGCTTTATTAACAATTATAGGTTATTCTTTAAATGATACTATCATAGTATTTGATAGAATAAGAGAAAATTTAAGAGGTAAAAAAATAGGGACCTTTGCGCAAGTTATTAACAAAAGTATAAATCAAACTTTGAGTAGAACTATTTTAACTTCTGGTACTACTTTGATGGTAGTTTTATGTTTGCTTATCTTTGGTGGAGGAGTAATCCACGATTTTGCATTGGCTTTATTTATAGGTATTTTAGTTGGTACTTATTCTTCCATTTATGTTGCCAGTCCTATTTTATTGAGTTTTGGTGATACCAGAGCAAAGGATAAGGAGTAG
- the yajC gene encoding preprotein translocase subunit YajC produces MDLVSVAHAMGQAGGASGGGQPNPLGAFLPLLLMFAIFYFLLIRPQQKKAKQHKEMLASLRKGDRVMTGGGLYGRIVDLDGEVVTVQLADNVEVKVNRGYIAAVVNPEKQKTEGKSTKKGK; encoded by the coding sequence ATGGATTTGGTGAGTGTTGCCCATGCTATGGGTCAGGCAGGTGGAGCTTCTGGTGGGGGGCAGCCCAATCCTTTGGGAGCTTTTTTGCCATTACTTTTGATGTTTGCTATTTTTTATTTTTTGCTAATAAGACCACAGCAAAAAAAAGCAAAACAGCATAAAGAGATGCTCGCTTCTCTTCGTAAAGGTGATAGAGTAATGACAGGTGGAGGACTTTACGGAAGAATTGTGGATTTAGATGGAGAGGTTGTTACTGTGCAACTTGCTGATAATGTAGAGGTTAAGGTAAATAGAGGTTATATCGCTGCTGTAGTGAATCCTGAAAAACAGAAAACAGAAGGGAAGTCAACAAAAAAAGGTAAATAG
- the secD gene encoding protein translocase subunit SecD, translating into MNMSLRWRFIVILIVLVLGLIYTLPSIPKIKNSPLGKFLPDDQINLGLDLKGGIHLTLGVDVNTALKNSLAQTGEDIRDEAREKGIFVLKPQVDNSNTLTFTLLKSSQANDLEKLIKKYFPMLKILKKEVQGEQVKYFLSFKEKYKEQQIKMTLDQAVKTIRNRIDQFGVAEPDIRKQEDHRIQIQLPGLNDPERAIRVIGKTAHLEFMLVDDNVDLEKAKKGILPPGRKLYYIYRETPSGQETKHPIVLIDTPVLTGEYITNANVAFDSFGRPYVSLSFNARGAKIFERITGENVNKRLAIVLDGKVYSAPVIQEKIIGGRASITGHFTTDEAHDLAIVLRAGSLPAPVKILEERSVGPSLGQESIQKGIFSALLGGGIVILFMLIYYGFGGLVADIALIFNLILIMAGLAAFGATLTLPGIAGIILTIGMAVDANVLIFERIREELRRGVTARKAVDEGFSRATLTILDANVTTIIAAIILYQFGTGPIRGFAVTLTLGILASMFTAIFVSRAIFEWWLSRKKEVKSLNI; encoded by the coding sequence ATGAATATGAGTTTGCGGTGGCGATTTATTGTTATTTTAATAGTGTTGGTCTTGGGGCTTATTTATACCTTGCCTTCTATTCCTAAAATTAAAAATTCTCCATTAGGTAAATTTTTACCAGATGATCAGATAAACCTTGGTTTGGATTTAAAAGGCGGAATACATCTTACTTTAGGGGTAGATGTGAATACTGCCTTAAAAAATTCTTTAGCCCAAACAGGTGAAGATATAAGAGATGAGGCTCGAGAAAAGGGAATTTTTGTTCTAAAACCTCAGGTAGATAATTCAAACACTTTAACCTTTACGCTTTTAAAGTCTTCCCAAGCAAATGATTTGGAAAAATTAATAAAAAAATATTTTCCAATGCTAAAAATTTTAAAGAAAGAGGTGCAGGGAGAGCAAGTTAAATATTTTTTAAGTTTTAAAGAAAAGTATAAAGAACAACAAATTAAAATGACACTAGATCAGGCAGTAAAAACTATTCGGAATCGAATCGACCAATTTGGAGTAGCAGAGCCAGATATTCGTAAGCAAGAAGATCATAGAATACAGATTCAGCTCCCTGGATTAAATGATCCAGAGAGAGCTATTCGGGTAATTGGAAAAACTGCACATCTAGAATTTATGTTAGTTGATGATAATGTGGATTTAGAAAAGGCTAAAAAAGGAATATTACCTCCGGGAAGAAAGCTTTATTATATCTACAGGGAAACTCCTTCTGGTCAGGAAACAAAACATCCCATAGTACTTATAGATACCCCTGTTTTAACAGGAGAATATATAACTAATGCTAATGTGGCTTTTGATTCTTTTGGTCGTCCTTATGTTTCTTTGTCTTTTAATGCCAGAGGTGCAAAGATTTTTGAGCGAATTACAGGAGAAAATGTTAATAAACGATTAGCAATTGTTTTGGATGGAAAGGTATATTCTGCTCCAGTTATTCAAGAAAAAATTATTGGAGGCAGAGCTAGTATTACTGGTCATTTTACCACAGATGAAGCTCATGATTTAGCTATTGTTTTAAGAGCAGGATCTTTGCCTGCACCAGTTAAAATTTTAGAAGAAAGGAGTGTAGGACCTTCTTTAGGTCAAGAGTCAATCCAGAAAGGAATCTTTTCTGCTTTGCTTGGCGGGGGAATAGTTATTCTATTTATGTTAATTTATTATGGCTTTGGTGGATTGGTTGCAGATATAGCTTTAATCTTTAATTTGATTTTAATTATGGCAGGGTTAGCTGCATTTGGAGCTACTCTGACCTTGCCAGGAATAGCAGGTATTATTTTGACTATTGGTATGGCTGTTGATGCAAATGTTCTTATTTTTGAACGAATTAGAGAAGAATTAAGGCGAGGTGTTACTGCAAGAAAAGCAGTTGATGAAGGATTTTCTCGTGCTACTTTAACTATTTTAGATGCGAATGTAACCACTATTATTGCTGCTATTATTTTGTATCAGTTTGGTACAGGACCAATACGAGGTTTTGCTGTAACTTTAACTTTGGGTATTTTGGCTTCTATGTTTACAGCTATTTTTGTTTCAAGAGCTATTTTTGAGTGGTGGTTGTCTAGGAAGAAAGAAGTTAAGTCTTTAAATATTTAA
- a CDS encoding tRNA (cytidine(34)-2'-O)-methyltransferase yields MQVVLFEPEIPPNTGNIARLCAATNTYLHLIEPLGFKVDDKHLKRAGLDYWDFLKVKIWSCWGEFYRHIKSEQRLVFTSAREGLVYTQFKFKPTDFLVFGPESRGLPEIILAQSPYKITIPIWGKVRSLNLSTAVGIIVYEAYRQLNFF; encoded by the coding sequence ATGCAAGTCGTTTTATTTGAGCCAGAAATCCCCCCTAATACAGGTAATATTGCTCGTCTGTGTGCAGCTACAAATACTTATTTACATCTTATAGAGCCTTTGGGGTTTAAGGTAGATGATAAACATTTAAAAAGAGCAGGCTTAGATTATTGGGATTTCCTGAAAGTAAAGATTTGGTCCTGTTGGGGTGAATTTTATAGACATATTAAATCAGAACAAAGGTTAGTATTTACTAGTGCTAGAGAAGGTTTAGTTTATACTCAGTTTAAATTTAAACCAACTGATTTTTTAGTATTTGGACCAGAAAGCAGAGGCCTTCCTGAAATTATCCTTGCCCAGAGTCCTTATAAAATTACCATTCCTATTTGGGGAAAGGTAAGAAGTTTGAATCTTTCTACAGCCGTAGGCATTATTGTTTACGAAGCCTATCGTCAATTAAATTTCTTTTAA
- a CDS encoding RNA methyltransferase: MSDFYPLNNLTVILVRPKFSENIGSVARACANMGCPNLYLVSPQNFSLDKACPLATPKGMKILEKASIFTQLSDALKDFHSVFGTTARIGGWRKGILLPEEASKKIKEVISLEGNVAVVFGSEDKGLTNEEIEICGQIISIPTVSDAWSLNLAQAVLIILYENFKLLAERKTRPIHDKNIKLATAKDLQTLFLQLKHALLEIDFLHKDNNPDYFMMPIKRFFNRVNLRKNEYNLFMGICRQIRWLSSKNKDDS; this comes from the coding sequence ATGTCTGATTTTTATCCTTTAAATAACTTAACAGTTATTCTTGTCAGGCCAAAGTTTTCTGAAAACATAGGCTCTGTTGCTAGAGCATGCGCTAATATGGGCTGCCCAAATCTATATTTAGTTTCACCTCAAAATTTTTCTTTAGATAAAGCATGTCCTTTGGCTACTCCTAAGGGTATGAAAATTTTAGAAAAAGCAAGTATTTTTACCCAGCTATCAGATGCTTTAAAAGATTTTCATAGTGTTTTTGGAACCACAGCTAGAATAGGAGGATGGCGAAAAGGCATTCTTTTACCTGAAGAGGCAAGTAAAAAAATAAAAGAAGTTATCAGTTTAGAAGGAAACGTAGCAGTGGTTTTTGGTTCTGAAGATAAAGGGCTTACTAATGAAGAAATAGAAATATGTGGGCAGATTATTAGTATTCCCACAGTCTCAGACGCTTGGTCCTTAAACTTAGCCCAGGCAGTTTTAATTATTTTGTATGAAAATTTTAAACTTTTGGCAGAACGAAAAACCAGACCAATTCATGATAAAAATATAAAACTAGCTACAGCCAAAGATCTTCAGACATTATTTTTACAATTAAAACATGCACTTTTAGAGATAGATTTTCTTCATAAAGATAATAATCCTGACTATTTTATGATGCCAATAAAAAGGTTTTTTAATAGAGTTAATTTGCGCAAAAATGAATATAATTTATTTATGGGAATATGTAGACAGATAAGATGGTTAAGTTCAAAAAATAAAGATGATTCTTAG
- the queF gene encoding preQ(1) synthase, whose translation MFDDVSDLKLLGKSKTEYPSKVSPDLLESFPNRFPNRDYWVTLISDEFTSLCPMTGQPDYGTIVIKYRPDKRCIESKSLKFYLFSYRQEPTFMETVVNRILDDLVNACSPKEMIVVGKFKPRGGVVIEVEAHYKK comes from the coding sequence ATGTTTGATGACGTGTCTGATTTAAAACTTTTGGGAAAGAGTAAAACAGAATATCCCTCTAAAGTAAGTCCTGATTTATTGGAAAGTTTTCCGAATCGTTTCCCAAATAGAGATTATTGGGTAACTTTGATTAGTGATGAATTTACCTCCCTTTGTCCTATGACAGGACAGCCTGATTATGGAACAATTGTTATTAAATATAGACCTGATAAGCGTTGTATTGAATCCAAGTCTTTAAAGTTTTATCTTTTTAGTTATAGGCAAGAACCTACATTTATGGAAACAGTGGTTAATCGGATTTTAGATGATTTAGTCAATGCGTGTTCGCCAAAAGAAATGATAGTTGTTGGTAAATTTAAGCCTAGGGGTGGAGTAGTAATAGAAGTTGAGGCTCATTATAAAAAATGA
- a CDS encoding SLC13 family permease encodes MDFCVKTFLKRIIKEWLLLFSFLGLLTTSLYLKHFPYYSIQDFKIIYILGVLLVIIKGLERANLFNVLSSYLNNTSYLPLKIIIVTIILAMFITNDVALMIVVPLTLCLDIDRKEYLIILEALASNAGSSLTPFGNPQNLFLYWFYNLNPNQFFKVTASFIWLNIIIVFLSLMLFFQKKYLNKDNNMDNNSVNLGKFSNIKGYIYLIFLLIFILCIMKMLPIYLGIIIILYVIFFDIKSLFIDYYLLLTFLIFFGFTDNLMNILYFKFDTGEQVFWVSLLLSQFISNVPSTLLVADFTNKWDYLLWGVNIGGFGTLISSLANIIAYRLYVNNIYISYNNRKSFLIKFHLLSFFMLIIGCILFKLLN; translated from the coding sequence TTGGACTTTTGTGTAAAAACTTTTTTAAAAAGAATAATAAAAGAATGGCTACTGCTGTTTTCTTTTTTAGGTTTATTGACTACTTCCTTATATCTTAAACATTTCCCTTATTATTCCATTCAAGATTTTAAGATTATTTATATTTTAGGCGTATTATTAGTAATTATCAAAGGATTAGAAAGAGCTAATTTGTTTAATGTTCTATCTTCTTATTTAAATAATACGTCATATCTACCTTTGAAAATAATTATAGTTACAATAATATTAGCAATGTTTATTACAAATGACGTTGCATTGATGATTGTGGTTCCCTTAACTCTATGTTTAGATATAGACAGAAAAGAATATCTTATTATCTTAGAAGCATTAGCTTCAAATGCAGGCTCTTCTTTAACCCCTTTTGGAAATCCTCAAAATTTGTTTCTTTATTGGTTTTATAATTTAAATCCAAATCAATTCTTTAAAGTTACAGCCAGTTTTATATGGTTAAATATTATTATTGTTTTTTTAAGCTTAATGTTATTTTTTCAAAAAAAATATTTAAATAAAGATAATAATATGGATAATAACTCAGTTAATTTAGGGAAGTTTTCTAATATAAAGGGATATATTTATTTAATTTTTCTTTTAATTTTTATATTATGCATTATGAAGATGTTGCCCATATATTTAGGTATAATTATAATACTGTATGTTATTTTTTTTGATATAAAAAGTTTATTCATAGACTACTATTTATTACTGACATTTCTTATTTTTTTTGGTTTTACAGATAATTTAATGAATATTTTGTATTTTAAATTTGATACAGGAGAGCAGGTCTTTTGGGTATCCTTGTTATTAAGTCAGTTTATAAGCAATGTTCCAAGCACATTATTGGTGGCAGATTTTACTAATAAATGGGATTATCTTCTTTGGGGAGTTAATATAGGTGGTTTTGGGACTTTAATTTCTTCCTTAGCAAATATTATTGCTTATAGATTATACGTAAATAATATTTATATATCCTACAATAATAGAAAAAGCTTTCTCATAAAATTTCACCTCTTAAGTTTTTTTATGCTGATAATTGGATGTATTTTATTTAAGTTATTAAATTAA
- a CDS encoding class II fructose-bisphosphate aldolase, with the protein MADTYEKVLELGRPDTIKRLFPHSKALLVSGKVIDRAMLKKGNCMTIAANCRNYFVLRGVLLAAQKANAAIILEIAKSESNYCHINMWNLARYVDTVANELGITVPLAIHADHFTIKSQQDVELAKKQIPSLFEFGITSIAIDASHLPDRDNLLANIELAKYVPSWAGYETEVGEIKGKEGLSTPEEALFLIKGLNANNIFPDWIALNNGTTHGIQDSNAGIQVDLTAKIHEAIAPYGVSGAQHGTSGNNSDRLREIATKTTTTKANVATALQMLAWGVKVDEYGNAVLDDKGELIKEKDKGVTDELWQEMVSYAKEKGWPAKNYKWLNLPFEMKFLSEPKEVRERMTKAVEDFVYDLLVNVFYAQDSADIAKELILEAGSFDLGPKAKRIENPEEWTIEKIKQMKDLRTDVGTGDYDD; encoded by the coding sequence ATGGCAGATACATATGAAAAAGTTTTAGAGTTGGGTAGACCAGACACGATAAAAAGGCTTTTTCCTCATAGTAAAGCACTTTTGGTCAGTGGCAAAGTTATAGATAGAGCAATGCTGAAAAAAGGAAATTGTATGACAATTGCAGCTAATTGTCGTAATTATTTTGTTTTAAGAGGAGTTTTGTTAGCAGCTCAAAAGGCAAATGCTGCTATTATTTTAGAGATAGCTAAGTCAGAAAGTAATTATTGCCATATAAATATGTGGAATCTTGCTCGCTATGTAGATACAGTTGCAAATGAACTTGGAATAACTGTTCCTCTTGCAATTCATGCAGACCATTTTACTATAAAAAGCCAACAAGACGTTGAATTAGCAAAGAAGCAAATTCCATCTCTTTTTGAATTTGGGATTACTTCCATTGCAATAGATGCTTCTCATTTGCCAGATAGAGATAATTTGCTAGCTAATATAGAATTAGCAAAATATGTTCCTTCCTGGGCTGGATATGAGACAGAAGTTGGAGAAATTAAAGGCAAAGAAGGATTATCTACTCCAGAAGAAGCTCTTTTTTTAATTAAGGGATTAAATGCAAATAATATTTTCCCTGATTGGATTGCTTTAAATAATGGTACCACTCATGGCATTCAAGATAGTAATGCAGGTATCCAGGTGGATTTGACAGCAAAGATACATGAGGCAATTGCGCCTTATGGTGTTTCTGGTGCTCAGCATGGAACATCTGGAAACAATTCTGACAGGTTAAGAGAAATTGCTACAAAGACTACTACTACTAAGGCTAATGTAGCTACGGCTTTGCAAATGCTTGCTTGGGGTGTAAAAGTAGACGAATATGGGAATGCAGTATTGGATGATAAAGGAGAATTGATAAAAGAAAAGGATAAAGGTGTTACAGATGAGTTATGGCAAGAAATGGTAAGTTATGCAAAAGAAAAGGGATGGCCTGCAAAGAATTATAAATGGCTTAATCTTCCTTTTGAGATGAAGTTTTTAAGTGAACCAAAAGAAGTTAGAGAGAGAATGACCAAAGCTGTGGAAGACTTTGTGTATGATTTATTGGTAAATGTATTTTATGCTCAAGATAGTGCAGATATAGCCAAGGAGTTGATTTTAGAAGCAGGCAGTTTTGATCTTGGTCCAAAAGCTAAAAGAATAGAAAATCCAGAAGAATGGACTATAGAAAAAATTAAACAAATGAAAGATTTGCGTACTGACGTAGGAACTGGTGATTATGATGATTAA
- a CDS encoding 4Fe-4S dicluster domain-containing protein, which translates to MSTYIVYLEQLPRLFAKWKEKFRLFVPQKKDQFYFLEEYEEGAEVCFDYDVIYNPLKEFLFPPYEDLIEFDLKSYESKPIIKSKPQILFGVHPYDIKAINQLDQLMDMGSVDVNYRARRDSTVIMGLDPLRVSDTAFWAFVDADQVDFGFDLYWTKIGPATFLVEVGSGLGEELLFVNGKVDKATAGEKETARRKHKEILYLAKKQNILKYPWEEVPKVMEKSFDSYLWTEKARKCLACGSCNFVCPTCYCFDIQDDVDDKLEKGRRYRTWDGCMLEGFAKIAGGHNFRGQAFERYRHRYMRKGKYIYDMLGELGCVGCGRCVKACTAKIANPLEVFNILWEALNYEK; encoded by the coding sequence ATGAGTACTTATATTGTTTATTTAGAACAGTTACCCCGTCTTTTTGCTAAGTGGAAAGAAAAATTTCGTCTTTTTGTTCCACAGAAAAAAGACCAATTTTATTTTTTGGAAGAATATGAGGAAGGAGCAGAAGTTTGCTTTGATTATGATGTGATTTATAATCCTTTGAAGGAATTTTTGTTTCCTCCATATGAGGACTTAATAGAATTTGATTTAAAATCATATGAATCTAAGCCTATTATAAAAAGCAAGCCCCAGATTTTATTTGGAGTTCATCCCTATGATATTAAAGCGATTAATCAACTTGATCAACTTATGGATATGGGCAGTGTAGATGTAAATTATAGGGCAAGGCGAGATAGTACAGTTATAATGGGACTAGATCCTTTACGTGTTTCAGATACTGCTTTTTGGGCTTTTGTAGATGCAGATCAAGTTGATTTTGGATTTGATCTGTATTGGACAAAAATAGGGCCAGCTACCTTTTTAGTAGAAGTAGGTTCTGGGCTTGGTGAAGAACTTTTGTTTGTAAATGGTAAAGTAGATAAAGCCACTGCAGGAGAAAAAGAAACAGCAAGAAGAAAACATAAAGAAATATTATATTTAGCTAAGAAGCAGAATATTTTAAAATATCCTTGGGAAGAAGTACCTAAGGTAATGGAAAAAAGTTTTGATTCTTATTTATGGACGGAAAAGGCTAGAAAATGTTTAGCCTGTGGAAGTTGTAATTTTGTTTGTCCGACGTGTTATTGTTTTGATATCCAAGATGATGTGGATGATAAGCTGGAAAAGGGAAGAAGATATAGGACATGGGATGGATGTATGTTAGAGGGTTTTGCCAAAATTGCTGGCGGGCATAACTTTAGAGGACAAGCCTTTGAAAGATACCGTCATAGATATATGCGTAAAGGAAAATATATTTACGATATGCTAGGAGAGCTTGGATGTGTTGGGTGTGGGCGATGCGTTAAAGCTTGTACAGCAAAGATTGCAAACCCATTGGAAGTGTTTAATATTTTGTGGGAGGCCCTAAATTATGAAAAGTAA
- a CDS encoding DUF933 domain-containing protein produces MKTAIFGFAGSGKTDLFLALAGAKNINVNRAMVKVPEPRLDPLAKLFNPKKITYTEIEYLDIPGGGGKGQGLGARILNEIRPYDCLLAVLDGFSGLNDPKSQWEAIETDLLISDLAVVEKKLEKMAVDKKKSKHLVDPKEEQLLEKVKTVLEEEQPLRGFSELVTAPELRGYCFLSAKPILYAWNVAEDEIGSMQVPESADKQVHIVVSAKLEKEMAELTDPEEVAMFMEDLGIKESALNRVIKSTYNLLNLITFLTAGEKEVRAWPLKRGSTAPEAAGVIHSDLQKGFIRAEVLSWSDFEKYGDFKQAKEKGALRLEGKDYIVQDGDIITFRFNV; encoded by the coding sequence ATGAAAACAGCAATTTTTGGTTTTGCTGGTAGTGGAAAAACAGATCTTTTTTTGGCCTTAGCAGGAGCAAAGAATATAAATGTTAACAGAGCTATGGTTAAAGTGCCTGAGCCTCGATTGGATCCATTGGCCAAATTATTTAATCCTAAAAAAATTACTTATACTGAAATAGAGTATTTAGATATCCCAGGTGGAGGAGGAAAAGGACAAGGATTGGGTGCAAGGATTTTAAATGAAATAAGACCTTATGACTGTCTTTTAGCAGTATTAGATGGGTTTAGTGGCTTAAATGATCCTAAATCTCAATGGGAAGCAATAGAAACAGACCTTTTGATTTCAGACTTGGCTGTAGTGGAAAAAAAGTTGGAAAAAATGGCTGTAGATAAAAAAAAGTCTAAGCATTTGGTAGATCCTAAAGAAGAGCAATTGTTAGAAAAGGTAAAAACAGTTTTAGAAGAAGAACAACCCTTACGAGGATTTAGCGAATTAGTAACAGCTCCAGAACTTAGAGGATATTGTTTTTTAAGTGCAAAACCTATTTTATATGCTTGGAATGTAGCGGAAGATGAAATAGGGAGTATGCAGGTACCTGAATCTGCTGATAAACAAGTTCATATTGTGGTATCTGCTAAGTTAGAAAAAGAGATGGCAGAGCTTACTGATCCTGAAGAAGTTGCTATGTTTATGGAAGACTTGGGAATTAAAGAATCTGCCTTAAATCGTGTAATAAAAAGTACTTATAACCTTTTAAATTTGATTACTTTTTTAACTGCTGGGGAGAAAGAAGTTAGAGCCTGGCCTTTAAAAAGAGGAAGCACTGCACCAGAGGCAGCTGGAGTTATTCATTCTGATTTGCAAAAGGGATTTATTCGAGCAGAAGTTTTATCTTGGTCTGATTTTGAAAAATATGGTGACTTTAAGCAAGCTAAAGAAAAGGGAGCTTTGCGTTTAGAGGGCAAAGACTATATTGTTCAGGATGGAGATATTATAACTTTTCGTTTCAATGTCTGA
- the hflC gene encoding protease modulator HflC, producing the protein MRRLSSIFLIVLAVALFGLWQSVFIVDQTETALVLELGKPVSSALKPGLHFKLPFIQNVIYFDSRVLEYDAPPAEILTKDKKNLVVDNYSRWRIKNPLLFYKSVRTISRGISRIDDIVYAQLRVALGQYLLTEIVSSKRAEIMRRVTKKCDELLQDYGIEILDVRIKRADLPPENERAIYNRMRAERERQAKRYRSEGREEASKIRSMANRERTVMLAEATEKAEILKGEGEALATSIYAQAFSKDPEFYQFYRSLEAYKKSLKNKTQFILTPDSEFFKYLKKSK; encoded by the coding sequence ATGAGGCGATTAAGTTCTATTTTTTTAATAGTTTTAGCCGTTGCTCTGTTTGGTCTATGGCAATCAGTTTTTATTGTAGACCAAACAGAAACAGCATTGGTTTTAGAGTTAGGAAAACCTGTTAGTTCTGCGTTGAAACCTGGTCTTCATTTTAAATTACCTTTTATCCAAAATGTTATTTATTTTGACTCTAGAGTATTAGAATATGACGCTCCACCAGCTGAGATTTTAACTAAAGATAAAAAGAATTTAGTAGTAGATAATTATTCTCGCTGGCGAATTAAAAATCCTCTTCTTTTTTATAAAAGTGTACGTACGATTTCCAGAGGAATATCAAGAATAGATGATATTGTTTATGCTCAGCTAAGAGTTGCTTTAGGACAGTATCTTTTAACAGAGATTGTCTCTTCTAAAAGAGCTGAGATCATGCGTAGGGTAACTAAGAAGTGTGATGAGCTGTTGCAAGATTATGGAATTGAGATTCTAGATGTTAGAATAAAAAGAGCTGACTTACCTCCAGAAAATGAGCGAGCAATATACAATCGTATGCGGGCTGAAAGAGAACGGCAGGCCAAACGTTATCGCTCTGAGGGTAGAGAAGAAGCTTCAAAAATTCGTTCTATGGCCAATAGAGAGAGAACTGTGATGCTGGCTGAAGCTACAGAAAAGGCTGAAATTTTAAAAGGTGAAGGAGAAGCTTTGGCTACTTCTATTTATGCTCAGGCATTTTCTAAGGATCCAGAATTTTATCAATTTTATCGTTCTTTAGAAGCTTATAAAAAGAGTTTAAAAAACAAAACCCAGTTTATTTTAACGCCTGATAGCGAATTTTTTAAATATCTTAAAAAAAGTAAGTAA